In Methanosarcina barkeri MS, a single window of DNA contains:
- the priS gene encoding DNA primase catalytic subunit PriS — MDNRTARFLKTRFQNYYKNAKIGLPDHLPNREWAFIFFDNMPEKMMHRHKAFGSPGEVLDYLYGMAPAHVYNSTAYYEYPDARKMNEKNWLGAELIFDLDADHLPDAPRNYADMLELVKKETFKLMDFLLDDFGFSEKEIELVFSGGRGYHFHVRSPKVLKLGSAERREIVNYLSGRDLDFKYFFKEVPMDGEFGTGSKTFKGMKNVPMKCTLVGHDSGWGRRIALYLTDYMKNECEKRYKKDMFSELRRYEKVGDTTVKKLISLTNSENGLKDILEKGRLDFDVRNFKDIAAYFMRESVEDFLHRFGASVDEPVTADIKRLIRVPGSLHGGSGMLVKKLSLSELEKFDPLTDAVVFGERPVKITVLKPFSVQLKGKDLKVEEGIQEVPEYAAVYLICRGVAEYGHRRNQPGPV, encoded by the coding sequence ATGGATAATCGAACCGCCCGCTTTTTGAAAACTCGCTTCCAGAACTATTACAAAAATGCCAAAATAGGCCTTCCTGACCACCTGCCTAACAGAGAATGGGCTTTCATCTTCTTTGACAATATGCCTGAAAAGATGATGCACAGACACAAGGCCTTCGGCTCACCCGGAGAAGTTCTTGACTATCTTTACGGCATGGCTCCTGCACATGTTTACAATTCAACTGCGTATTACGAATATCCTGATGCGCGGAAAATGAATGAGAAGAACTGGCTAGGGGCAGAATTGATTTTCGACCTTGATGCAGACCACCTTCCAGATGCCCCGAGAAACTACGCAGATATGCTGGAGCTTGTAAAGAAGGAAACTTTCAAGCTCATGGATTTCCTTTTAGATGATTTCGGGTTTTCGGAGAAGGAAATTGAGCTGGTATTCTCCGGAGGAAGAGGGTATCATTTCCATGTCAGAAGCCCAAAAGTCCTGAAGCTTGGAAGTGCTGAAAGAAGGGAAATCGTAAATTATCTCAGCGGAAGAGACCTTGATTTCAAATATTTTTTCAAGGAAGTTCCCATGGATGGGGAATTCGGAACCGGCTCAAAGACATTTAAAGGAATGAAAAACGTGCCTATGAAATGCACACTTGTGGGACATGATTCAGGCTGGGGAAGAAGGATTGCGCTTTATCTTACGGATTATATGAAAAACGAATGCGAAAAGAGGTACAAAAAAGATATGTTTTCCGAACTTCGCAGGTATGAGAAAGTCGGGGATACTACAGTAAAAAAACTGATTAGTCTTACAAATAGTGAAAATGGTTTAAAGGATATCCTTGAGAAAGGAAGGCTTGACTTTGACGTCAGAAACTTTAAAGATATTGCTGCCTATTTTATGAGAGAGTCTGTTGAAGATTTCCTGCACAGATTTGGAGCCAGTGTTGACGAACCCGTGACTGCAGACATCAAACGTTTGATCCGGGTGCCTGGCTCATTGCATGGTGGGTCAGGTATGCTGGTAAAGAAACTTTCCTTGTCCGAGTTAGAGAAGTTCGACCCACTTACCGATGCTGTTGTCTTTGGCGAAAGGCCGGTAAAAATAACAGTTTTAAAACCTTTTTCGGTGCAGTTAAAGGGTAAGGACTTAAAAGTAGAAGAGGGCATACAGGAAGTTCCTGAGTATGCGGCAGTGTACTTAATTTGTAGAGGTGTTGCTGAGTATGGACATAGAAGAAATCAGCCAGGTCCTGTATAA
- a CDS encoding DNA replication complex subunit Gins51 produces the protein MDIEEISQVLYKEEKQTIKTIPADFYLEAEKYVRKLEEEIEKIGNSRSPEFKMLQDEHERALSDLETIFMKRIGKVIIRATTQSNANKPISKDIEKLLPVEKRLYDLVLQGIKAAKIELLGPILYPGSENTAVWPEIMERQFSAGFKGGTEAKMRTPVIAARGETGAIPDKNNINEEYVVVRILKDLPTFTGADGRNYTVSAEEVVVLPQLNATGLIKRNAAKLIVGQEDSGKD, from the coding sequence ATGGACATAGAAGAAATCAGCCAGGTCCTGTATAAGGAAGAAAAACAGACAATAAAGACAATTCCAGCTGATTTTTACCTGGAGGCTGAGAAATATGTCCGGAAACTCGAAGAAGAGATTGAAAAAATCGGCAATTCCCGTTCTCCGGAGTTCAAAATGCTTCAAGATGAGCATGAAAGAGCACTTTCGGACCTTGAAACTATCTTCATGAAAAGGATAGGAAAAGTTATAATCAGGGCAACAACCCAGTCTAATGCGAATAAACCGATTTCAAAAGACATCGAAAAATTACTTCCTGTAGAAAAGAGGCTTTATGATCTCGTACTGCAAGGAATTAAAGCCGCAAAAATCGAACTTTTAGGTCCTATTCTGTACCCTGGTTCCGAGAATACTGCAGTCTGGCCTGAAATCATGGAAAGACAATTCTCTGCCGGTTTCAAGGGGGGAACAGAAGCAAAAATGAGGACTCCTGTTATTGCAGCCAGAGGGGAAACAGGGGCAATTCCAGACAAAAACAATATAAATGAGGAATACGTTGTTGTCCGAATACTGAAGGATCTGCCTACCTTTACAGGCGCAGATGGCCGAAATTATACTGTCAGTGCCGAAGAAGTCGTTGTTTTGCCGCAGCTCAATGCCACAGGGCTGATAAAGCGCAATGCAGCTAAACTGATTGTTGGACAGGAAGACTCGGGAAAAGACTGA
- a CDS encoding 50S ribosomal protein L44e: protein MKIPKKFRSYCPYCKTHQEMTVERVRKGQASSMTRIARQKNRQQGIGNSGKFSKVPGGDKPTKRIWLRYRCTVCKKAYQKPCFRAKKFEFKE, encoded by the coding sequence ATGAAAATTCCAAAGAAGTTCAGGAGTTACTGCCCTTACTGTAAAACCCATCAGGAAATGACGGTTGAAAGGGTCAGAAAGGGTCAGGCTTCATCTATGACTCGCATTGCAAGACAGAAGAATAGACAGCAGGGCATAGGAAACAGTGGGAAATTCTCCAAGGTGCCCGGTGGCGACAAGCCCACAAAACGCATCTGGCTTAGATACCGCTGCACAGTATGTAAGAAAGCCTACCAGAAACCATGTTTCAGGGCAAAGAAGTTTGAGTTCAAGGAGTAA
- a CDS encoding 30S ribosomal protein S27e — protein sequence MVDYTQRPKSRFLRVKCNDCENEQIIFGSASRKITCVVCGRTLAEPTGGKSTITTHILEVLE from the coding sequence ATGGTAGATTATACCCAGAGGCCAAAAAGCAGGTTCCTGCGCGTAAAGTGCAACGACTGCGAAAATGAACAGATTATATTCGGGAGTGCAAGCCGTAAAATCACCTGCGTAGTCTGTGGAAGAACCCTTGCCGAACCAACCGGTGGAAAATCGACAATCACTACTCATATTCTGGAAGTGCTTGAATAA
- a CDS encoding translation initiation factor IF-2 subunit alpha, whose protein sequence is MGNDNWPEVGEFVVCTVKNVTDFGAYVELEEFGGREGFIHISEIKAGWVKYVRDYVREGQKIVCKVLNVDPSRGHIDLSLKDVNEHQRRAKIQEWKNEQKAAKWLQFVAEETNTDEDTLQALHEKLVEEFGSAYLAFEEAAIEGEKAFKGVKVNKKYLKSIIKIAGENIKLPFVDIAGYVDLTCTLPNGVEVIKQALSAANSVDDVDGKDIRLEISYTGAPRYRIKVIAPDYKKAESVLKKSAQIAVDTIAKLGGHGTFKRHIESAKA, encoded by the coding sequence ATGGGAAACGATAACTGGCCCGAAGTCGGAGAATTTGTTGTTTGTACTGTAAAGAATGTGACGGATTTCGGAGCCTATGTCGAGCTTGAGGAGTTCGGAGGGAGAGAAGGTTTTATCCATATCTCCGAAATAAAAGCAGGCTGGGTCAAGTACGTCAGGGACTACGTAAGGGAAGGGCAGAAGATAGTCTGCAAGGTTCTTAACGTGGACCCTTCCCGCGGCCACATCGACCTTTCATTGAAAGATGTAAACGAGCACCAAAGGCGCGCTAAAATCCAGGAATGGAAAAATGAGCAAAAAGCCGCCAAGTGGCTCCAGTTCGTGGCTGAAGAGACAAATACCGATGAGGATACCCTGCAAGCTTTGCACGAAAAACTCGTAGAAGAGTTCGGAAGTGCATATTTAGCCTTTGAAGAAGCTGCCATCGAAGGAGAGAAAGCCTTCAAAGGAGTCAAAGTTAATAAGAAATATTTAAAGAGTATAATCAAGATAGCAGGGGAAAACATCAAACTGCCTTTTGTAGACATTGCAGGCTATGTGGATCTGACCTGTACCCTTCCAAACGGTGTAGAAGTTATAAAGCAAGCCCTGAGTGCTGCAAATTCTGTCGATGACGTTGATGGAAAAGACATAAGGCTCGAAATAAGTTACACAGGGGCTCCAAGATATCGAATCAAGGTAATTGCCCCGGATTACAAGAAAGCTGAATCAGTCCTTAAAAAATCTGCCCAGATAGCAGTCGATACCATTGCCAAACTTGGCGGACATGGGACTTTCAAGCGGCATATCGAATCGGCAAAGGCGTGA
- a CDS encoding RNA-protein complex protein Nop10, which translates to MGQKIRKCKNCGRYTLREICPVCGEKAFSPNPARFSPQDPYGRYRRMAKKG; encoded by the coding sequence TTGGGACAAAAGATCCGCAAATGCAAAAATTGCGGCAGGTACACTTTAAGGGAAATTTGTCCGGTCTGTGGGGAAAAAGCTTTCTCCCCAAATCCGGCTCGCTTTTCTCCTCAGGACCCTTATGGCAGGTACCGTAGAATGGCAAAGAAAGGATAA